One segment of Nostoc piscinale CENA21 DNA contains the following:
- a CDS encoding NAD(P) transhydrogenase subunit alpha: protein MTDALLAALFVFVLASFIGFEVINKVPPTLHTPLMSGSNAISGIAVLGAIVASGAKETSVSVILGLVAVVLATVNVVGGFLVTDRMLQMFKKKEIKA from the coding sequence ATGACAGATGCGTTACTTGCGGCATTGTTTGTCTTTGTGTTGGCATCATTTATTGGCTTTGAAGTCATTAACAAAGTTCCGCCAACCCTACACACGCCTTTAATGTCTGGTTCCAATGCGATTTCTGGCATTGCGGTATTAGGGGCGATAGTAGCGTCTGGTGCCAAAGAGACAAGTGTTTCGGTAATTCTCGGTTTGGTTGCAGTGGTACTCGCCACAGTCAACGTTGTGGGTGGTTTTCTCGTCACCGACAGAATGCTGCAAATGTTCAAGAAAAAGGAGATTAAGGCGTGA
- a CDS encoding DUF4351 domain-containing protein has translation MHLDPARMQLISGFIDSYLRLNTQENEIFQAEIAQFEPTQQEVVMQIVTSWMEEGIQQGLQQGELKVIQRQLTRRIGVMTPELQEQLRRLSVTQLEDLAEALLDFSDEADLVAWLQQQ, from the coding sequence TTGCATTTAGATCCAGCACGGATGCAGTTAATTTCTGGGTTTATTGACAGTTATTTACGGCTAAATACTCAGGAAAACGAAATATTCCAGGCGGAAATTGCCCAATTTGAACCAACTCAACAAGAGGTAGTTATGCAAATAGTCACTAGTTGGATGGAGGAAGGAATACAACAAGGGCTGCAACAAGGAGAATTGAAAGTAATTCAGCGTCAATTAACAAGACGCATTGGTGTAATGACTCCTGAATTACAAGAACAACTGCGGAGATTATCTGTAACTCAGTTAGAGGATTTAGCAGAAGCTTTACTGGATTTCTCTGATGAAGCTGATTTAGTAGCTTGGTTGCAACAGCAATAA
- a CDS encoding NAD(P)(+) transhydrogenase (Re/Si-specific) subunit beta, with product MSDFLPTGIQLTYLVAASLFIFGLKKLGSPATARNGNVIAAVGMLLAIVATMLDQHVLNYEMILLGLAIGSGIGAIAAYKVQMTEMPQMVGLLNGLGGAASALVAVAEFWRLLEHSQPIPLDVNISMLLDVLIGGVTFTGSFLAFAKLQGLISGSPITFPFQQPFNLLLLGAYIAGSAYLIVTPDSLPVFLAVTTVSLILGVMFVIPIGGGDMPVVISLLNSLSGIAASAAGFVVMNNMLIIAGALVGASGIILTEIMCKAMNRSLFSVLFSAFGSGGGAAGAAAAGATDQTVRSIDPEEGAMMLGYARNVVIVPGYGMAVAQAQHSVRELADQLERMGVDVKYAIHPVAGRMPGHMNVLLAEANVPYTQLYDMEDINPQFEQADVALVIGANDVVNPAARSDTASPIYGMPILEVDRAKHTIVIKRGMSAGFAGVDNELFYKDKTTMLFGSAKDMVAKLVSEVKQL from the coding sequence GTGAGTGACTTTTTACCGACTGGAATTCAGCTGACGTACTTAGTCGCTGCATCCTTATTCATCTTTGGTTTGAAAAAGCTGGGTTCTCCTGCTACTGCCCGGAATGGAAATGTTATTGCGGCGGTGGGGATGCTGCTGGCAATTGTGGCAACAATGCTGGATCAGCACGTACTGAATTATGAAATGATTTTGTTAGGCTTGGCGATCGGTTCTGGTATTGGTGCGATCGCAGCCTACAAAGTCCAAATGACCGAAATGCCCCAAATGGTGGGTTTACTCAACGGCTTAGGCGGTGCAGCTTCCGCCCTAGTCGCTGTCGCCGAATTTTGGCGTTTACTAGAACACTCCCAACCCATCCCTTTAGATGTCAACATTTCCATGTTGTTGGATGTGTTAATTGGTGGTGTCACCTTCACAGGCAGTTTTCTCGCCTTCGCTAAATTACAAGGTTTAATTAGCGGTTCCCCCATTACCTTTCCCTTCCAGCAACCATTTAACTTGTTGTTGCTTGGTGCTTATATAGCAGGTAGCGCCTATTTAATCGTCACACCAGATAGCCTACCCGTATTCTTAGCAGTTACAACTGTTTCCTTAATATTAGGTGTGATGTTCGTCATCCCCATTGGTGGTGGCGATATGCCCGTGGTGATTTCCCTGTTAAACTCCTTATCGGGGATCGCTGCATCGGCGGCGGGGTTTGTGGTGATGAACAATATGTTAATCATCGCTGGTGCCTTGGTGGGTGCTTCTGGTATCATCCTCACCGAGATTATGTGTAAAGCCATGAACCGTTCTCTGTTCAGCGTGCTGTTCAGTGCTTTTGGTTCCGGTGGCGGTGCTGCTGGTGCGGCGGCGGCTGGTGCAACAGATCAAACCGTCCGCAGTATTGATCCCGAAGAAGGCGCAATGATGTTGGGTTATGCCCGGAACGTGGTAATTGTTCCTGGTTACGGTATGGCAGTTGCCCAAGCACAACACAGCGTCAGAGAATTGGCAGATCAACTAGAACGTATGGGTGTTGATGTAAAGTATGCCATTCACCCTGTAGCTGGGAGAATGCCAGGACACATGAACGTGTTATTGGCAGAGGCGAATGTGCCTTACACCCAGTTGTACGATATGGAAGATATCAATCCCCAATTTGAACAAGCCGATGTGGCGTTAGTCATTGGGGCGAATGATGTAGTCAACCCAGCCGCGCGTAGTGATACCGCTAGTCCAATTTACGGTATGCCAATTTTAGAAGTAGATCGGGCAAAACATACTATTGTGATTAAGCGCGGGATGAGTGCTGGTTTTGCTGGTGTAGATAATGAGTTGTTCTACAAAGATAAAACCACAATGTTATTTGGTAGCGCGAAAGATATGGTGGCGAAGTTAGTTTCGGAAGTGAAGCAACTTTAA
- a CDS encoding Re/Si-specific NAD(P)(+) transhydrogenase subunit alpha: protein MRIAVAKEIEVCERRVALNPETVARLVKQGLEVWIEKGAGERSFFSDAAYQAAGAEIISDTAQLWNQADVLLKVSPPQEREDGRSEIDLLREGSVLISFLNPLGNPVVAQQLANRKVTALSMELIPRTTRAQSMDALSSQASLAGYKSVLIAAAALPKYFPMLTTAAGTIAPAKVFIMGAGVAGLQAIATARRLGAVVEAFDIRPAVKEEVQSLGAKFVEVKLDEETTAAGGYAKEISEASKQRTQEVLTEHIKNADVVITTAQVPGRKAPLLVTEEMVAQMKPGSVIVDLAAEQGGNCACTDPGKDIVWNGVTIIGPINLPSSMPVHASQLYSKNLTSLLQLLINKEKALQINFADDIIDAACITHAGEIRNQRVKDGLQTINTQQPAVN from the coding sequence ATGAGAATAGCCGTTGCTAAAGAAATAGAAGTTTGCGAACGTCGTGTGGCATTAAATCCTGAAACTGTGGCGCGACTTGTCAAACAAGGTTTAGAAGTATGGATAGAAAAAGGTGCAGGGGAGCGTTCATTTTTTAGTGATGCTGCATATCAAGCCGCAGGTGCAGAAATTATTAGTGATACTGCTCAATTGTGGAACCAAGCAGATGTTTTATTAAAAGTTAGTCCACCCCAAGAGCGAGAAGATGGCCGCTCAGAAATTGATTTATTGCGAGAAGGATCAGTTTTAATTAGCTTTCTCAATCCTTTAGGAAATCCGGTAGTTGCCCAACAGTTAGCTAACCGGAAAGTTACAGCCTTGAGTATGGAATTGATCCCCAGAACGACCAGGGCGCAAAGTATGGATGCTTTGTCTTCCCAAGCTTCCTTAGCTGGTTACAAATCTGTATTAATCGCCGCCGCCGCCTTACCAAAATATTTCCCGATGCTGACAACAGCAGCAGGGACAATTGCCCCAGCTAAAGTATTTATTATGGGTGCAGGTGTAGCTGGACTACAAGCGATCGCCACCGCCAGACGTTTGGGTGCAGTTGTGGAAGCATTTGATATTCGTCCCGCGGTGAAAGAAGAAGTCCAAAGCTTAGGCGCAAAATTTGTGGAAGTCAAACTCGACGAAGAAACCACAGCCGCAGGTGGTTACGCCAAAGAAATCTCCGAAGCCAGCAAACAACGGACTCAAGAAGTTTTAACTGAACATATCAAAAATGCTGATGTAGTAATTACTACCGCCCAAGTCCCTGGGAGAAAAGCGCCACTACTCGTTACAGAAGAAATGGTGGCACAAATGAAACCAGGTTCCGTCATCGTCGATTTAGCCGCAGAACAAGGTGGTAACTGCGCCTGCACCGATCCCGGTAAAGATATTGTCTGGAATGGCGTAACCATTATTGGGCCGATTAATCTCCCCTCATCTATGCCAGTTCACGCCAGCCAATTGTATTCCAAGAACCTCACATCTTTGTTGCAACTATTAATTAACAAAGAAAAAGCTTTGCAGATTAACTTTGCCGACGACATCATTGATGCGGCTTGCATTACCCACGCAGGCGAAATCCGCAATCAACGTGTCAAGGATGGGCTGCAAACTATCAATACTCAACAACCTGCTGTTAATTAG